The sequence TTGTACCCTTTAAGTGCTAGTGATTGTTATAAAGGTAACTTATTTTCCTGCCATTTGCATTCAGCCCAGAGCAGCAACAGTAGTAGCTCTCGCCTTTATTGGTTTTAGTCTGGGATTTTCCTTGCAACTATTAAGCCTGCATAACTTGATTATTCAGCCAAATGTCCTGACCATTTAGACTGATGTTTTGCTACCTTTCTTGTTTAAGCAAAGGAATATGTGTCAACCCACATCTACACCAAGCAGaattatcattttctgaaagGTTCAAAACCAAAATACTTCAAGAAGGTATGCATACATAACAAAGACGACAACTGATCAAATCATCACCATTAACCATTCCCTACAGCTCAAAACGACGCATAGACCTAGAATTATTGCAgttcaaagtttaaaaaaacgtCGATTATGAAAATTATTGGGACTTCAGCGTACATTTGAAAGAACTGGCAGAAGAATAGAAGTCCATGCCGCATGATTCATTTGCCTGTATGCTACATCTTCAAAATGTCTTGGATCGAAACTTACACAAGTATCTTGCATCAGTGAGGTAGCTGATTCTCCCAAAGCAAAGGGCAAAGTAGTACTAACTGTGTCTAACTAGGGAAGCACTGTTTTTCATTTACAATAGACATTTCAAGCAATATATATTGAAAAGCATGTAAGCATTTTTTGACATACTCACCAGAGTCTCCTACAACTTCAGAGACTGCCGTAGTTAAGAATACGATGAAAGACCACTTATAAGGGTTCATGTTGAGCAAAACTAGCAGAAATTTCACCTTCCCCGATTCTCAAtcaaatgctaaaaacattgaCGAACATTACAGCTTTTACTTTCCATCACAAAGTGAAACTTTCTGACTGAAAGATTCAAATAAAAACTGCGCAAAACCGGAAATGAAGAATGAGAAAACCGCTGGTTtcgccctttccctctgggcaacaaattctgCCCGGTAGAATggactaaattttaaaaaaaaattaaatagatCACGTGGAAAATCTTGTTTACAAGCATCAGAAGAAACTTCAAGCCGAGGAAAAAGCAACTGGGACTCCCGACTGGACTCATTTTTTCAATCAGCAAAGGAATATCCCTCTTTTCCACTCGGAAATCGGCTTTACATTCGGCTGGGTCTTTATTCGCGAGGGAAAACTTTTCATACACCGATTGAGGAAGAGGAAGATTACTCGGCCTATTTACTTCGGAAAGCAGAACAAACTCTCCTTCGCCTGTGATCTCTTCTATCAGACACAAACAGAGCATTTCTTGGACTTTCTTAAATGATGCCATGACTACGATTTTCTGCGAGGGAAATGCCGAAGAATCACACTGATAAAGAGCGTTTCTGAGCCGCGTCGTCTCTCATCGAGACTGGGATCTTTACTATTTTCGCGCAAATGATGGCAATGTAGTCCTAGTCCTTTATCAGCTACCGCGTTCTAAAAGCCGTCGCGTCTCggatcttaaagtccctatttctcagtgccgtagcaagggtaatataactgggggggcacgtgggcgccggaggcgcgagccgctagggggtcagaaaattttgaaagccaGAGGCTTGGAAacgctatttccagcgttcttcaagagcgatatgtgatttatgcatatcgcgaattatttacttcgcacactgtctcagcaaaccaatgtacattgagagtataacacttgcaacgtcaattactaaatagaaaaccgactatctctgtatcttgaaaccagcaaatgtttcacctttcagagtcatcatagtaagttcgtagtttaaactgtctgagttgccttagaggtaaacgtagacttcatcggcaggtcgttttttaaaaacgtcccaaacagttgcttgataatattttattttcaacattttatacaggtctgtttttactttttagggaaaaaactgggggggcacgggcccccccggcccctccccttgctacggcactgtttcTGTGCTTTTTTTCATGAGACTTTTTCACTCATTTGTTCGAGCCCGCGTGGCTACACTTGAGAATTTTTATCGGCTGCTGGCGTCAAACTTTCAAGAAATCACATCTTCAGCGCAAACATAAAGGCCCGTTTACAGAGGCGATTTCTGTGGCGATTTTTGTGGCGATTCCAAATCGCCCGTGTAAACTAGCGGCGATTTCGTGGCAACTTCTTGGCGATTTTGTGGCGATTCTACGACCTCTTAGCAGCGGCTAGCAAGGAGCGCATACGATGACAACACTAAGCATGACAGCACCATGTCTCCAATTGTGCAACAATGTTGCAAATAAAAATGTGACATGGAAATGGACGTAGAGACGACTCAAATAGCTGCGGCGTGCTTAGGAATTGGCACAGTTATAATCTTTGTCGCCGTCAAAAAAACGTCGACAGCGAAAAATCTGGGTTAAGCCGTGTAGTCCGCCGAACATGTATTAAAGAGGAAGTCTGCCTGTGCCCAACAGCTTATTAAATATTCTTCTTCTGAAGGCGACCAAGTTTTCTTGCTTCCTTTGGAGCTTTATCCTTTTTTTGGCGACTTCAGTTTTTTTGGTCGTGTTACAAGcaacgtccgccatgtttgtgaCAAATTACCGTCGGGGGTACACCAAAGTAGGCAATTTTTTGCATTTCTACTTTCCCCAAGCCTCTCTTTTTTATCACATTCCACGAGCCTTTGAAAGAAGCATTGTTTCGCAAGCGATCCGTCTCCTGGTCTTATCTCACGTGGGAAGCACGACACCGACTGAACTCCGTATATCACTCTCTCAGATAATGCGCTTATGATCATCATCTTTGTAAGGCTTGAGTCATGGGacaataattttgtttaaaGGGGGTTGGCCAGTAATAAGCTAATAAGCTTTTATGCTCTGGCGGAGAGTTACACCACTGGGATAGTTTCCTaaatatcattttcattttaatatatTTTCCTCAATGTTCGAATCGTTCTCCCTGGCACTTGGTGTTGTATTTTTTGATTTATTCATTTCTCGGTCATTGAATTGAGTGATACCACGCGCAACGCAATCACTGAAAGGTTACGGCAATTTTATTccattctattttttttagaaaatagTCAACCCTGAACATTTTGGAATTCAGTCTTGCAGGTCACACTGCagaataatcattattgttattattatttatacgGGTTATAAAACAATGAATATCACTTTTTAGCATTCTTGTAGATTAATAATTGCAAATTTAAGATTAAGAATTTATTCAAATGCGCTGGTGTTACGCTgttatttttcaataaaactAAATGCTGCAAACACTAGCGATAAGCAACTTGATAATACTATTCTTGCAGGcgatcaagatttttttttctgaacttAAAATGCTTTTAGCCAGTCAATTTCCCTGCTTCAGACCAGCGAGcaggttaaagaaaaaaaactgaagcaagcaaacaaacatacataggataAGAAAGGGCAATTTTGTGAAGGTGAACTGAATATTGCAGGTTGTACACTGTAGTTAAAGCAGTTAAGTCGCGCGCGCGATGTACGACACTTGAAGTGGCGCgcgcttctgaaacaaaatttactctatatttttcccttttttgcgcGAGTTTTTCACCACTTTCTTATTTAAGTTGTCTTACGTTCAGTTGTGATACTCTTTAGCCTTAAGAGTACTATTTTCAATTGTTGGAAGTTTCTTTGAACGTGTATTCAGTCATTTAAGGCTTTTTCATAACTATTTGTTTCGTCTGTACGCtacttgtgtttctagatctttCTAGTAAGTTCCGTGGTGTGGCGAAAGCACACGTGTACCACTGTGACACCTAACTAGCGTCATAAAAGAGTAGTTTTTTCCGTTAGCAAGATCAGTTGACGCAAGATCTGTTAATTCAACCCAAGTTAACAAGTTTCTCCAAGTTTATCATTGTTCTGGTGACCAAGGCAGCACCAAGGTAATTATTTTACACTATTTTAGTCTGGTTATGTAAGCGGTTTGCATCTTTAGTCACTTGACTTCAATTTTATCGCttatgaaattgtaaatttaagatttaaggTTTTAGATAGTTAAGTTGTATACGACATCGTTTTACCGTTATTTGTAAATCGATCTTtagttttctccttttacttATATAGCTTTGAAGCATGTGAAATGTATTTATATCCTGTTATTTCGCAAGctaacttgtaatttatttgtatctttattttagttctcacggtgtttatagagtttttaaagaaatttaataAACAGCAGTTTGTGAGCTGACGTTTACCTAAATCACTGGAGCAATAGTGAGAACTTGCTGAACTAGAAGAAGACTCCGAGCGAGGACAATTGCAAGTCAAGCAAGGAGAATAAGCAAACAAGAGTCAAGCCCGTAACCGATCAAGTTCAAGAAGCAGGAAAAGGCTAGGAAACAGTGAAGGAAAGTTCAGCGACGGAAACCATAAGTAAAACAAGTTAATTAAAGTAAAGGTTTATACGTTTCTCAGTTACAAGAACACTATAGTTACAGAGACACTGTTAATTAAAAAGATTCGGCAAGAACCGCCGAAATAAGTTTATAATTACACTTAAGTGAAGTTCAAGTATTCTAGACAATTGTTTTAGCACGTTACGTGGCCTCTCAGTTGCGAAGTATTAAGATTTAAGAAGAAGTTATTTAAGTAATATTAAGTATGTCTAGCCCAGGAAGTCAAGTAGTAGATTCAATTAATGAAGAAGAGTTATCGATTTCTGCGCTGACCGAACGCGATCAAGTAGATAAAGATCATATAAACGTAGTGCAAGAGCAGTCGGAGCCTGAACCGCGAATTACTAGAGTTCGAACACTCACCGAAAAGGGCCAAGCCTATCAAGACCAGCGCCAAAGAGAGCATGAGAAGGATGAAGATCAGCTTATTAAGAAATTTCACGAAACGTACGACGCGTGGGAAACGCAAGCAATATATATCGAGTCGTTCATGGCTAAACAGTTGCCGTTGTCCcaaatagaaaaagaagaagcgaTTCTCCGTTTGAAGAATCTTTACGATAAAACCGAGAAGATATACGATAAAATACGGAACGATCGGGCTCCAGGGCAGGAAACTCgtcagaaaatggacaaatgtGATGCCCTGACCCACAcactggaaagaaaatttatcagAGGCGAGTCAGCTGCGTCACGCAACGAAGAAGATGTAAGATCCGTTCGAAGTAGATCGAGCAGGGCATCCAGAAGGTCAGGTCGATCACGAACGAGTCGGTCCTCAAAGGCACCTTCTGTCATCGACGTAAAAAGGGCCGATGCTGCCGCTGAGTTGGCTGTTAGAGAAGTCGAATTTAACATCCTAAAAGAAGAAGCAAAGCACAAGGAAGCCACCGTAAGAATCGAAGCGGAACTCAAAACAAAACTAGCGCAGAGGAAACTGAAGCTGGAACAATTGGAAGCCAAGAAACAAATAGAAATAGCAAGAGCGAAGCTAAGGGCGTATCAAGAAGTCAAAGAGTTCACGGATGAGCTGGATTCAGTTGAAGATGATCCTTTGGACCCTTCGCCAATCCCGATAGACTTCGAGACGGAAGCTGCGTCCTTACATCAGCCTCAAGAACGCGGACATTCAAATCCAACCACGCAGCCCGCTAACCAACCTCAGGACGTCCATCAATTTCCCGTGGAAGGTGAAACCAACCATCCAGTTTACGTTCAACCACAAGCGTCATCAGCGAACGTAGATAATGTCACCTCGATCGTCACAGCGATAGCTGATTCATTTAGCATGAATCGCCTCCCAGCACCTGAACCGACCATCTTCAGAGGTGAGCCCATCCTTTATCCAGATTGGAAGGCGTCCTTTCATGCCCTCATACACCGAAAGAACTTACCGTCAAACGATAAGATGTATTACTTGAAACGATATGTGAGTGGATCTGCCAAAGAAGCTATTAACGGACTTTTCCTACAAGGTTCATCAGCAGAAGCCTACGAACGAGCGTGGAACATTCTAGACGAGAGGTTTGGTCATCCGTTCATAGTAACAAATGCGTACAGAGACAAACTACGAAAATGGCCCAAGATCAGTTCGAAAGATCACCAGGGTCTCAGAAGATTTGCTGATTTCCTACTAAGTACGGAAACCGCTATGCAGATAATCGAGAATCTAAACGTCTTGAATGACTACATGGAAAACCAAAAGCTACTCACCAAATTACCAGAATGGCTTGTTTCACGGTGGAACAGAGAAGccacaagaaaaatgaaagaagaaaagaagtatCCAGATTTCAAGACCTTCACAACCTTCATCAGTGCTGAAGCAGATCTCTTATGCAATCCTATTTCATCGTGTCACGTTGTGAAAGAGTTGGAAAGGGCAACAGACAGCACTCGCCAGGAGCCAAATCCGAACTACGAAGCCAAAAGATTTGTTAATGACACCAAGACGACGGAAGAAAGTTCCAAAGAGCCAAACAGAACCTCAAAGCCACAACTGCAATGTCCATTCTGTAAAATGACTGACCATCTGTTGAATGCCTGCGTAACGTTTAGGGCGGAGACACgcgaaaacaaactgaattttgtCAAAGAAAAGGGCCTTTGTTTCGGATGCCTGAGGAAAGGGCATATGTCTATTGATTGTAAGAAGAGGCTGACCTGTGCGACGTGTCACAAGAATCACCCCACCTGTCTTCACGAAGAGAGATACGCTAAGAAgccagaagaaaagaagagaagtgAAGAACAGGAATCCACCAATGTTCGCAAAACTACTTCATGTACATCGCAAGGCGCCCCCAGCGTCAGCACCTCTATGATAGTTCCTGTGTGGCTGTCATCATTATCGAAGCCCGACAACGAAGTACTGGTTTATGCAATTTTAGACACGCAAAGCGATGCTACGTTTATACTCAAGGAAACCTGCGAAGAGCTCGATACAGAAACCCAGCCAACTAAGCTTCGACTGAGCACCATCACAAGTCAGGACTCATTCGTAGACAGCCAAAGGGTCTCGAGTCTTCAAGTAAGAGGATATAATTCTAATCTCAAGATTCCTATTCCGGTCGCTTTCACAAGTACATCTATTCCCGCCGATGAAGACCACATCCCTACTAAGTCCACAGCTAAGAACTGGGAACACTTAAGACCAATTGAAAGCAAAATGTATGACCTACTCGATTGCAATGTTGGGTTACTTATTGGATATGACTGCTCGCAAGCGTTAACCCCAAGAGAAGTTCTTGCTGGTAACAACAGTGAACCGTACGGCATTAAAACTGATCTTGGATGGAGTATCGTTGGTGGAAGTGATGTAAGAAGTGAACAGTCCCTCTGCCACAAGGTTGCAGTGAGAGAAATACCCGCTGTAACAATGACTGATATTATTCGAGTCCTTGAATCAGATTTTCAGGGAGATAAGGATGATAAGAAGACTTCTCaagaagatttgaatttcctaAAGATTATGGAAGAAGGAATTGAGAGGACCAGAAACGGACACTACGAAATGCCACTGCCATTCAAGGAACGACCTGTTTTGCCTAACAACCATTTAATGGCGTTGACTCGTCTTGAACATCTCAAGCGAAAGTTCCTGAAGAATTCAAGGTATAAAGAAGATTACGTCAAATTCATGAATGAAGTATTGAGCAGGGGTGATGCCGAAGAAGCACCAATGCTTGCGCAAGAAGGAGTGAAGTGGTACATACCCCATCATGGCGTCTAccacccaaagaaaaacaaaatcagagTTGTATTTGATTGTTCAGCAAGATTTAAAGGAACTTCTTTGAACGATCATTTACTCAGTGGACCCGACCTTACAAACAGTTTAGTGGGAGTACTATGCAGGTTCAGAAAATACCCTTACGCTATTAGTTGTGACGtggagaaaatgtttcatcagttCATCGTGCGAGAAAACGACCGCGATTATCTGCGTTTTCTTTGGTGGCTCAATGGCGATGTTGAGAAAGAGCCCAAAGAGTACAGAATGAAAGTACATTTGTTCGGAGCAACATCGTCACCTGGTTGTGCCAGCTATGGCCTCAAATATATGGCATGTCAAGAGAAAGAAGCGCACCCCTTAGCAGCTCAGTTCATTATGCATGATTTCTACGTGGACGACGGATTGGCCAGCGTTGAATCCGCACAGCAAGCCAAAGACCTCATCCAAGGAGCTCGTGAGATTTGTGAGAAGGGTGGACTTCGTCTtcacaagtttgtttcaaaCGATTTTCAAGTTCTCGAATCAGTACCAAAAGGTGAAAGAGCAGTTGATGTAATCCTGAATCTACCGTCCGACCAACTTCCGATAGAGAGAGTGCTTGGTATTCAGTGGTTAGTGGGGTTAGACTGCTTCAAATTCTCAATTATCCTGAAGGATCAGCCCTTGACTAGAAGAGGAGTGCTGGCAACCGTAGCTTCCGTTTATGATCCCCTTGGATTCCTGGCGCCTTTGGTCctaaaggcaaagaagataTTGCAAGAAATTTGCAACCGAGGTGTCAGCTGGGACGAGCCTCTCCCTGAAGAAATTAGGCCAAGGTGGGAGCATTGGAAATGCGACCTTCTACGTCTGAATGAATTACAAATTCCAAGATGCCTTGAGTCGAAGACGCTAAATGGAAAGAAGACCTATGAATTGCACAATTTTGCTGACGCAAGCACGTCTGGATACGGACAATGTTCCTATCTGAGAGTTAAGGATGAAGACGAAAACGTGCATGTCTCATTGGTAATGGGAAAGTCCCGCGTCGCTCCAACGAAGATTACCACGATACCAAGATTGGAGCTTACCGCTGCAGTTGTTTCAGCAAAGGTTGCCGTGATGGTTCAGGAAGAATTAAATTACACTAAGCTGAAACAGTACTTTTGGACTGATTCTAAGGTAGTACTTGGCTACATAAACAACGACGCCAAAAGATTCCACACGTTTGTTGCCAACAGAGTACAAGTAATCAGGTCTAACACTGACACCAAAGAATGGCGATACATTGATACCAAGAACAATCCAGCAGATTACGCCTCCAGAGGTTTAAATGCAGAAGAACTAATGAAATCCAATTGGTTCAATGGACCTTCATTTCTATGGGAGAAAGAAATCCCGTCTTGTAAAGAAGAAATTCCTAACATTCAAATTGGAGACCCGGAAGTTAAGGCCACCGTGCGCGCGGCTACAGTCAAGGAATCCTTCGGCCTCATCGATTGCGTATCACGATTTTCCAGCTGGACGAAGGCAGTGGGAGTGGTTTCATACCTTAAGAGACCTTTCAAGAAGAACAAGCCAAAAACAGTCGCCACTACAGTAGCTGAACGACAAGATGCCGAGAGGCACATCTTCAAAGAGATACAACGCAAAGCTTTCAAGAATGAAATTGCAAGTTTAAGTCGCAAGGAACAGAACGCCAAGATTTCAAGGCAAAGTTCCCTACTAAAGTTGGACCCTTTCATCGATGAAGAGGGATTGATAAGAGTTGGTGGAAGACTGGAAAATTCTACCTTGCCCTTTGAAGTTAAACACCCAATAGTCCTACCAAGGAGTTCCCAAGTAACTGATCTAATCATCGATCACTTTCACAAGAAGGTCAAGCATCAAGGAAAGGGAATGACCATGAACGAAATTCGTTCCAATGGACTATGGATACTAAGTCTTAATGCCGCAGTAGCTTCGTACATTTATAAATGTGTGCAATGTCGACGTCAGAGACGACCAACGGAAGGCCAAAAGATGGCAAATCTTCCCAAAGACAGAGTAGAGTCAGCTCCGCCATTTACATACTGTGGAATGGATTGTTTGGGACCATTCACCATTAAGGAAGGAAGAAGGGAGTTGAAGAAATATGCGGTAATATTTACTTGCATGAGTTCCCGAGCAGTGCACATAGAGCATCTAGACGACATGACAACTGATGCCTTCATCAACGCTTTGAGATGCTTTACTGCTATTCGAGGACCCGTCCAGCAGCTTAGATCTGACCAAGGCTCCAATTTCGTAGGAGCAAGGAATGAACTCGCAAACGCCACTAAAGAGCTGGACAAGGACAGGATTCAAACCTATTTGACGACCAATCGCTGCGAATTTGTCACGAATGTTCCCTGTTCCAGTCACTGGGGAGGAGTATGGGAAAGACAGATTAGAACTACAAGAAGCATCCTAAACACCATCCTTAACGATTATAAGGGAAGGCTTGATACGTCATCGCTTCGCACTTTCTTGTATGAAGTCATGGCCATAGTCAACAGTCGACCATTGACCTACCAATGCCTGAATGACCCGAAGAGTTTAGAGCCTTTAACTCCGAATCATCTGCTAACGATGAAGAATAAGACACTTCTTCCACCTCCCGGCAATTTCGTTAAAGAAGAAGTGTACGCACGAAAGCGATGGCGACGAGTTCAGTTTCTGGCAGAGCAGTTCTGGAGTAGGTGGAGAAAGGAGTACCTCATCAACCTGAGTTTGCGACAGAAATGGTTCCTGCCGAAAAGGAATCTCAAGATAGGAGACGTCGTTATTGTGCAAGATGAAGTTCCAAGAAATGAGTGGCCTCTTGGTTTAGTGGTGGAGACTTCAACGAATCAGGAAGGTCTCGTTCGTGCAGTAAAAGTAAAGGTCAAGTTGGGATCCAGAAACCCCCAGAAAGGAAGCGATACCACATGCTCCGTTGTCGAGAGACCAGTACAGAAAGTTGTTCTCCTTATGGAAGGCGTGGACTAAGACTAAGACTAAGAAATTAAGACTAAGACTAAGAGTTGTTCTCCATATAGAAGGCGTGGATTAAGGAAGATTTAATGTCATGTTTGGAAAGCTTTTAAGTCTTACGTGGAATTATTCATGATTTGCTGTTTctccctttaaaaaaaaaaatcatcaataatTGGTGGGAGTGTAGTTAAAGCAGTTAAGTCGCGCGCGCGATGTACGACACTTGAAGTGGCGCgcgcttctgaaacaaaatttactctatatttttcccttttttgcgcGAGTTTTTCACCACTTTCTTATTTAAGTTGTCTTACGTTCAGTTGTGATACTCTTTAGCCTTAAGAGTACTATTTTCAATTGTTGGAAGTTTCTTTGAACGTGTATTCAGTCATTTAAGGCTTTTTCATAACTATTTGTTTCGTCTGTACGCtacttgtgtttctagatctttCTAGTAAGTTCCGTGGTGTGGCGAAAGCACACGTGTACCACTGTGACACCTAACTAGCGTCATAAAAGAGTAGTTTTTTCCGTTAGCAAGATCAGTTGACGCAAGATCTGTTAATTCAACCCAAGTTAACAAGTTTCTCCAAGTTTATCATTGTTCTGGTGACCAAGGCAGCACCAAGGTAATTATTTTACACTATTTTAGTCTGGTTATGTAAGCGGTTTGCATCTTTAGTCACTTGACTTCAATTTTATCGCttatgaaattgtaaatttaagatttaaggTTTTAGATAGTTAAGTTGTATACGACATCGTTTTACCGTTATTTGTAAATCGATCTTtagttttctccttttacttATATAGCTTTGAAGCATGTGAAATGTATTTATATCCTGTTATTTCGCAAGctaacttgtaatttatttgtatctttattttagttctcacggtgtttatagagtttttaaagaaatttaataAACAGCAGTTTGTGAGCTGACGTTTACCTAAATCACTG is a genomic window of Acropora muricata isolate sample 2 chromosome 8, ASM3666990v1, whole genome shotgun sequence containing:
- the LOC136924714 gene encoding uncharacterized protein encodes the protein MSSPGSQVVDSINEEELSISALTERDQVDKDHINVVQEQSEPEPRITRVRTLTEKGQAYQDQRQREHEKDEDQLIKKFHETYDAWETQAIYIESFMAKQLPLSQIEKEEAILRLKNLYDKTEKIYDKIRNDRAPGQETRQKMDKCDALTHTLERKFIRGESAASRNEEDVRSVRSRSSRASRRSGRSRTSRSSKAPSVIDVKRADAAAELAVREVEFNILKEEAKHKEATVRIEAELKTKLAQRKLKLEQLEAKKQIEIARAKLRAYQEVKEFTDELDSVEDDPLDPSPIPIDFETEAASLHQPQERGHSNPTTQPANQPQDVHQFPVEGETNHPVYVQPQASSANVDNVTSIVTAIADSFSMNRLPAPEPTIFRGEPILYPDWKASFHALIHRKNLPSNDKMYYLKRYVSGSAKEAINGLFLQGSSAEAYERAWNILDERFGHPFIVTNAYRDKLRKWPKISSKDHQGLRRFADFLLSTETAMQIIENLNVLNDYMENQKLLTKLPEWLVSRWNREATRKMKEEKKYPDFKTFTTFISAEADLLCNPISSCHVVKELERATDSTRQEPNPNYEAKRFVNDTKTTEESSKEPNRTSKPQLQCPFCKMTDHLLNACVTFRAETRENKLNFVKEKGLCFGCLRKGHMSIDCKKRLTCATCHKNHPTCLHEERYAKKPEEKKRSEEQESTNVRKTTSCTSQGAPSVSTSMIVPVWLSSLSKPDNEVLVYAILDTQSDATFILKETCEELDTETQPTKLRLSTITSQDSFVDSQRVSSLQVRGYNSNLKIPIPVAFTSTSIPADEDHIPTKSTAKNWEHLRPIESKMYDLLDCNVGLLIGYDCSQALTPREVLAGNNSEPYGIKTDLGWSIVGGSDVRSEQSLCHKVAVREIPAVTMTDIIRVLESDFQGDKDDKKTSQEDLNFLKIMEEGIERTRNGHYEMPLPFKERPVLPNNHLMALTRLEHLKRKFLKNSRYKEDYVKFMNEVLSRGDAEEAPMLAQEGVKWYIPHHGVYHPKKNKIRVVFDCSARFKGTSLNDHLLSGPDLTNSLVGVLCRFRKYPYAISCDVEKMFHQFIVRENDRDYLRFLWWLNGDVEKEPKEYRMKVHLFGATSSPGCASYGLKYMACQEKEAHPLAAQFIMHDFYVDDGLASVESAQQAKDLIQGAREICEKGGLRLHKFVSNDFQVLESVPKGERAVDVILNLPSDQLPIERVLGIQWLVGLDCFKFSIILKDQPLTRRGVLATVASVYDPLGFLAPLVLKAKKILQEICNRGVSWDEPLPEEIRPRWEHWKCDLLRLNELQIPRCLESKTLNGKKTYELHNFADASTSGYGQCSYLRVKDEDENVHVSLVMGKSRVAPTKITTIPRLELTAAVVSAKVAVMVQEELNYTKLKQYFWTDSKVVLGYINNDAKRFHTFVANRVQVIRSNTDTKEWRYIDTKNNPADYASRGLNAEELMKSNWFNGPSFLWEKEIPSCKEEIPNIQIGDPEVKATVRAATVKESFGLIDCVSRFSSWTKAVGVVSYLKRPFKKNKPKTVATTVAERQDAERHIFKEIQRKAFKNEIASLSRKEQNAKISRQSSLLKLDPFIDEEGLIRVGGRLENSTLPFEVKHPIVLPRSSQVTDLIIDHFHKKVKHQGKGMTMNEIRSNGLWILSLNAAVASYIYKCVQCRRQRRPTEGQKMANLPKDRVESAPPFTYCGMDCLGPFTIKEGRRELKKYAVIFTCMSSRAVHIEHLDDMTTDAFINALRCFTAIRGPVQQLRSDQGSNFVGARNELANATKELDKDRIQTYLTTNRCEFVTNVPCSSHWGGVWERQIRTTRSILNTILNDYKGRLDTSSLRTFLYEVMAIVNSRPLTYQCLNDPKSLEPLTPNHLLTMKNKTLLPPPGNFVKEEVYARKRWRRVQFLAEQFWSRWRKEYLINLSLRQKWFLPKRNLKIGDVVIVQDEVPRNEWPLGLVVETSTNQEGLVRAVKVKVKLGSRNPQKGSDTTCSVVERPVQKVVLLMEGVD